The following proteins are co-located in the Imtechella halotolerans genome:
- a CDS encoding fructose 1,6-bisphosphatase encodes MSISDLYSSGFRERNRDHFAAIVRVALSDGAINDSERAFIERLAKNLDIHEGEMNEVLEDPYRFPVNPPVSYDQRLERLYDIARMVYVDKIADEDEMRIMIRLGIGLGFTPANVEFIIKKAMYLLSLNVNLETFKEEIKHMNR; translated from the coding sequence ATGTCAATTTCAGATTTGTATTCTAGCGGATTTAGAGAACGTAACAGAGATCACTTTGCTGCCATTGTTCGTGTGGCATTGTCAGATGGAGCCATTAATGATTCAGAACGAGCTTTTATTGAGCGATTGGCTAAGAACTTGGATATTCATGAAGGTGAAATGAACGAGGTTCTAGAAGATCCTTATAGGTTTCCAGTTAACCCTCCTGTTTCTTATGACCAACGATTAGAGCGCTTATATGATATTGCTCGTATGGTGTATGTGGATAAAATTGCTGATGAAGATGAAATGCGTATTATGATACGTTTGGGAATTGGTCTTGGATTTACTCCTGCCAATGTTGAATTTATTATTAAAAAGGCCATGTACTTATTAAGCCTTAATGTAAACTTGGAGACATTTAAGGAAGAAATAAAACATATGAACAGATAA
- a CDS encoding S66 peptidase family protein, with protein MLLPKPLQPGDTVAIVATARKIDEEELTAAVALLESWGLKVLIGNSIGLQDRQFAGTDSERFADFQTMLYNPTVKGIWCARGGYGTVRIIDILNFSDFSNHPKWIVGYSDITVLHSHLNTLRIASMHATMPVNISRNSAASLASLKTALFGQKNVYDFPHESKKLDTITGELVGGNLSILYSLLGSSSSIDTRGKILFLEDLDEYLYHVDRMMMNLKRNGYFDEIKALLVGGMTKMKDNSIPFGKTAREIIEDVCKNFDFPIIFDVPAGHIQDNRTLIIGKEITIKIGYDKVQLIQ; from the coding sequence ATGTTACTACCTAAACCATTACAGCCAGGTGATACAGTGGCTATTGTTGCTACTGCAAGAAAAATTGATGAAGAGGAACTTACTGCAGCAGTCGCATTACTTGAAAGCTGGGGGCTAAAAGTACTCATAGGGAATTCTATAGGCTTACAAGATCGGCAATTTGCTGGTACAGATTCGGAACGTTTTGCTGATTTTCAAACCATGTTGTACAATCCTACTGTAAAGGGTATTTGGTGTGCTAGAGGAGGATATGGTACTGTCCGCATAATTGACATACTTAATTTTTCAGATTTTTCTAACCATCCTAAATGGATAGTGGGATATTCTGATATAACAGTATTGCATTCCCATTTGAATACCTTGAGAATTGCCTCTATGCATGCTACTATGCCTGTAAATATTTCTAGGAATTCTGCGGCATCGCTTGCATCTCTAAAGACTGCCTTATTCGGACAGAAGAATGTGTATGATTTTCCACATGAAAGTAAGAAATTGGATACCATTACCGGAGAATTGGTAGGTGGAAATCTTTCCATTCTATATAGTTTATTGGGATCTTCTAGTAGTATAGATACCCGTGGGAAGATTTTGTTTTTGGAAGATTTAGATGAGTACTTATACCATGTAGATCGTATGATGATGAATCTTAAGCGTAATGGTTATTTTGATGAGATTAAGGCGTTGTTAGTTGGTGGGATGACTAAAATGAAAGACAACTCCATTCCTTTTGGTAAAACCGCCAGAGAAATTATAGAAGATGTATGTAAGAATTTTGATTTTCCAATTATTTTTGATGTACCTGCTGGTCATATTCAGGACAATAGGACCTTAATTATTGGTAAAGAAATTACAATTAAAATTGGGTATGATAAAGTTCAATTAATCCAATAA
- the fbp gene encoding class 1 fructose-bisphosphatase, with protein MSRKNQTLGEFIIENQSEFKYSSGELSKLINAIRLAAKVVNHEVNKAGLVDIIGTAGDTNVQGEDQQKLDVLANQTFIQTLSKREIVCGIASEEEEDFISINSLDENNQNKYVVLIDPLDGSSNIDVNVSVGTIFSVYRRITPLGTPVTKEDFLQPGRNQVAAGYIIYGTSTMLVYTTGHGVNGFTLNPAIGTFYLSHPNMQYPKDGKYYSINEGNYIHFPKGVKSYLKYCQMEEGDRPYSSRYIGSLVSDFHRNMIKGGIYIYPKSSVAQAGKLRLLYECNPMAFIAEQAGGRASDGFNRILDIEPSELHQRVPFFCGSYNMVKDAERFMAEAQ; from the coding sequence ATGTCGCGAAAAAACCAAACACTGGGCGAGTTTATCATTGAAAATCAATCAGAATTTAAGTACTCATCCGGAGAATTATCTAAACTCATTAATGCCATCAGGCTAGCTGCCAAAGTAGTAAACCACGAAGTAAATAAAGCCGGTCTTGTAGATATTATAGGAACGGCTGGAGACACCAATGTACAAGGTGAGGATCAGCAGAAGCTAGATGTTTTAGCTAATCAAACCTTTATTCAAACGTTGAGTAAACGTGAAATTGTATGCGGTATAGCGTCAGAAGAGGAAGAAGATTTTATATCTATCAATAGTCTAGATGAAAATAACCAAAACAAATATGTAGTACTAATAGATCCACTTGATGGTTCTAGTAATATTGATGTAAATGTCTCTGTGGGAACTATATTTTCGGTATATAGGCGAATCACCCCTTTAGGTACTCCTGTTACAAAAGAAGACTTTTTACAACCTGGACGAAATCAAGTCGCAGCGGGCTATATTATATATGGTACATCAACTATGTTAGTTTACACCACTGGCCATGGAGTCAACGGATTTACACTTAATCCAGCAATTGGCACCTTTTATTTGTCACACCCTAACATGCAATACCCTAAGGATGGTAAATACTATTCTATTAATGAAGGAAATTATATTCATTTCCCTAAAGGCGTAAAATCGTATTTAAAGTATTGCCAGATGGAAGAAGGTGACCGACCATACTCCTCACGTTATATTGGTTCATTAGTTTCTGATTTCCATAGAAATATGATTAAAGGAGGGATCTACATTTATCCAAAAAGCTCGGTAGCGCAAGCAGGGAAATTACGTCTTCTTTATGAATGCAATCCAATGGCTTTCATTGCAGAGCAAGCTGGTGGAAGGGCTAGTGATGGCTTCAATAGAATATTAGATATAGAACCCTCAGAGTTGCACCAACGAGTACCTTTCTTCTGTGGTAGCTATAATATGGTTAAAGATGCTGAACGATTTATGGCTGAAGCACAATAA
- a CDS encoding single-stranded DNA-binding protein, with protein sequence MNALRNRVQLIGNLGNDPEIINLESGKKLAKFSIATNESYKNSKGEEIKETQWHTVVAWGKIADIIEKYLIKGHEVVIEGKLTSRTYETKEGERRHITEIQCNEILMLSR encoded by the coding sequence ATGAATGCATTGCGAAATCGAGTACAGTTGATTGGAAACTTGGGGAATGATCCTGAAATTATCAACTTAGAAAGTGGGAAGAAATTAGCTAAATTTTCTATAGCCACTAATGAAAGTTATAAAAATTCCAAAGGGGAAGAAATAAAGGAGACTCAATGGCATACTGTTGTAGCTTGGGGAAAAATAGCAGATATCATTGAAAAATATCTGATTAAAGGCCATGAGGTAGTTATAGAAGGGAAGCTTACATCCCGTACTTATGAAACCAAAGAGGGTGAAAGAAGACATATAACGGAGATACAATGTAATGAGATACTTATGTTGTCTAGGTAG
- a CDS encoding ferritin: protein MLSEKIEHALSAQIRIEAESSQIYLAMACWAEHRGLEGVSQFMYRQSDEERQHMLKLIKFVNERGGLAHISELKAPNVSFSSFKEMFQELFDHEMFVSKSINNLVHIALQEQDYATHNFLQWYVAEQIEEEAMARTILDKIKMIGDDKGGLYLFDRDIQQLTITSSVSPATN, encoded by the coding sequence ATGTTATCAGAAAAAATAGAACATGCATTAAGCGCACAAATACGAATTGAGGCTGAGAGTTCTCAAATATATTTAGCAATGGCATGTTGGGCTGAACACCGAGGTCTTGAAGGTGTATCACAATTCATGTATCGCCAATCGGATGAAGAAAGACAACACATGCTTAAACTTATTAAGTTTGTAAATGAGCGTGGAGGCCTAGCTCATATCTCTGAGCTAAAAGCTCCTAATGTATCATTTTCGTCCTTTAAAGAGATGTTTCAAGAGTTATTCGATCATGAAATGTTCGTTTCAAAAAGCATTAACAACCTTGTTCACATTGCACTTCAAGAACAGGATTATGCAACTCACAATTTCCTTCAATGGTATGTAGCCGAACAAATTGAAGAAGAAGCAATGGCTCGAACCATATTAGATAAAATTAAAATGATTGGTGATGATAAAGGTGGACTTTATCTCTTCGATAGAGACATTCAACAACTAACTATCACTAGTTCAGTATCTCCAGCCACAAACTAA
- the mfd gene encoding transcription-repair coupling factor, with protein sequence MTFYNIFAKKISVSIASLIQAYEQSYQATQLNSELEHFPSRVHLKGLVGTSLSLLISNTFKQTDLPFLFILNDKEEAAYYLNDLEQLLGDTHVLFYPGSYRRPYQIEETDNANVLLRAEVLNRLNSRKKPALIVTYPDALFEKVVTRKELEKNTLKIQIGDTLSIDFINEVLFEYQFHRVDFVTEPGEFSVRGGILDVFSFSHNEPYRIEFFGDEIDSIRTFDVETQLSTDRIRKITIIPNVENKLLEESRQNFLDYISSKTIVFTQDIALASGRMDSLFIKAEEAFTKLSSEVKHNTPEELFCNGENFKKGILNFSVVEVSSEAIVAEKTLQYHMQPQPSFNKHFDLLIENLNQRHEEGYTNYIACVSEQQAKRFHDIFDEMETEVPYKTLVFSMYQGFVDTDNKIVCYTDHQIFERYHKFNLKNGYAKKQSITLKELTNLEIGDFVTHIDHGIGKFAGLQKIEVEGKMQEAIKLIYGERDILYVSIHSLHKITKYNGKDGKPPKIYKLGSNAWKALKQKTKTRVKEIAFNLINLYAKRKTEKGYAFGPDSYLQNELEASFLYEDTPDQSKATIDVKADMELDRPMDRLVCGDVGFGKTEVAVRAAFKAVDNGKQVAILVPTTILAFQHFKTFRERLKDFPVNVEYLNRFRTAKEKRETLDRLAEGKVDIIIGTHQLAGEKVIFKDLGLLIVDEEQKFGVAVKDKLKSLKENIDVLTLTATPIPRTLQFSLMAARDLSVITTPPPNRYPIESQVIRFSEELIRDAVSYEIQRGGQVFFIHNRVENIKEVAGMIQRLVPDAKIGIGHGQMDGKKLEQLMLAFMEGHFDVLVATTIIESGLDVPNANTIFINNANNFGLSDLHQMRGRVGRSNKKAFCYFITPPYSAMTDDARKRIQALEQFSDLGSGFNIAMKDLEIRGAGDLLGGEQSGFINEIGFDTYQKILQEAIEELKENEFADLYPTSETDKVYLKDTQLDSDFQLLFPDNYVNSVTERLNLYNELSTLTNEDELQAYEARLIDRFGALPDEASDLLNSVRIKWIATKMGLERIVLKQGKMIGYFIADQQSNFYQSSSFRNVLSWVQQNHSIAKIKEKQTRSGLRLLLTFDNITSVSKGLTLINTFLPTERSL encoded by the coding sequence ATGACATTTTACAATATATTTGCAAAAAAAATCTCTGTGAGTATCGCTTCCCTTATTCAGGCTTACGAACAATCGTACCAAGCCACCCAATTAAATTCGGAATTAGAACATTTTCCGTCACGAGTTCACCTTAAAGGACTGGTAGGAACCTCATTATCACTTCTAATTTCAAATACTTTCAAACAGACAGATTTACCCTTTTTATTCATACTTAATGATAAAGAAGAAGCCGCTTATTACTTAAATGATCTAGAACAATTACTAGGCGATACACACGTACTTTTTTACCCTGGCAGTTACAGGAGACCATACCAAATTGAAGAAACAGATAATGCAAATGTATTACTTCGTGCTGAAGTTCTAAACAGATTAAACTCTCGAAAAAAACCAGCTTTAATTGTAACCTATCCAGATGCCCTTTTTGAAAAGGTTGTAACTCGAAAAGAATTAGAAAAAAACACCCTGAAAATCCAAATTGGCGATACACTTTCCATCGATTTCATTAATGAGGTACTATTTGAGTATCAATTTCACAGGGTTGATTTTGTTACCGAACCAGGAGAATTTTCGGTACGCGGTGGAATTCTAGATGTGTTTTCTTTTTCTCATAATGAACCTTACAGAATTGAATTCTTTGGAGATGAAATTGATAGTATCCGAACTTTTGATGTCGAAACACAGCTTTCAACTGATCGAATTCGAAAAATAACTATAATTCCAAATGTAGAAAATAAATTATTAGAAGAATCACGGCAAAACTTTCTAGACTACATATCTTCAAAGACAATTGTCTTTACTCAGGATATCGCTCTGGCTTCAGGAAGAATGGACTCCCTGTTTATTAAGGCAGAAGAAGCGTTTACAAAACTTTCTTCAGAAGTCAAACATAACACACCAGAAGAATTATTCTGTAATGGTGAAAATTTCAAAAAAGGTATACTCAATTTTAGTGTTGTAGAAGTAAGCTCAGAAGCGATAGTTGCAGAAAAGACACTACAATATCATATGCAGCCCCAACCATCATTCAATAAACACTTTGATCTACTAATTGAAAATCTGAATCAAAGACATGAGGAAGGGTATACTAATTACATTGCATGCGTGAGTGAACAACAGGCAAAGCGTTTTCATGATATTTTTGATGAAATGGAAACCGAAGTACCTTATAAAACTTTGGTATTCTCAATGTATCAAGGCTTTGTCGACACAGATAATAAAATAGTATGTTACACTGATCATCAGATTTTTGAACGATATCATAAGTTTAACCTTAAAAATGGTTACGCCAAAAAACAATCAATAACACTAAAAGAACTCACTAATCTTGAAATAGGTGATTTTGTCACCCACATAGATCATGGAATAGGAAAATTTGCAGGTCTTCAGAAAATTGAAGTGGAAGGAAAAATGCAAGAAGCAATTAAACTAATCTACGGAGAACGAGATATCCTTTATGTCAGTATTCATTCCTTGCATAAAATCACCAAATACAATGGTAAAGATGGCAAACCCCCAAAAATATATAAACTTGGAAGTAATGCATGGAAAGCGCTAAAACAAAAAACCAAAACGCGTGTTAAGGAAATTGCTTTTAACCTCATAAATCTTTATGCAAAAAGAAAAACTGAGAAAGGATATGCTTTTGGTCCAGATAGTTACCTACAGAACGAACTAGAAGCTTCTTTTCTTTATGAAGACACACCAGACCAAAGTAAGGCAACTATCGATGTTAAAGCAGATATGGAGCTTGATCGTCCTATGGACAGACTTGTTTGTGGTGACGTTGGTTTCGGAAAAACAGAAGTAGCCGTAAGGGCCGCTTTTAAGGCAGTAGATAATGGAAAACAAGTAGCCATTCTTGTACCAACCACAATCCTTGCATTTCAGCACTTTAAGACCTTTAGAGAACGTCTAAAGGATTTCCCAGTTAATGTAGAATATCTGAATAGATTTAGAACGGCAAAAGAAAAAAGGGAAACTCTTGATAGACTTGCAGAGGGAAAAGTGGATATCATTATTGGCACGCATCAACTAGCGGGTGAAAAAGTAATTTTCAAAGATCTGGGGTTACTTATTGTAGATGAAGAACAAAAGTTCGGTGTCGCAGTTAAAGACAAACTCAAATCACTGAAAGAGAACATAGATGTCCTTACACTTACTGCAACTCCTATACCACGTACATTACAATTTAGCTTAATGGCAGCCAGAGATCTCTCTGTAATAACTACACCACCACCAAACCGATATCCTATAGAAAGTCAAGTTATACGCTTTTCTGAAGAATTAATTCGGGATGCAGTATCATATGAAATTCAAAGAGGAGGACAGGTGTTTTTTATACACAACAGGGTTGAAAACATAAAAGAAGTAGCTGGTATGATTCAGCGTCTGGTACCAGATGCTAAAATAGGAATTGGTCACGGTCAAATGGATGGAAAAAAATTGGAACAACTAATGCTAGCCTTTATGGAGGGTCATTTCGACGTATTAGTAGCAACCACCATCATTGAAAGTGGTCTTGATGTCCCTAATGCCAATACTATTTTTATCAATAATGCGAATAACTTTGGCCTCTCTGACTTACACCAAATGCGTGGTCGTGTGGGAAGAAGTAACAAAAAAGCATTTTGCTATTTCATTACTCCTCCCTATTCCGCAATGACTGATGATGCCAGGAAACGCATTCAAGCTCTTGAACAATTTTCAGATTTGGGTAGTGGATTCAATATAGCAATGAAAGATTTGGAGATTCGAGGAGCAGGAGACTTATTGGGAGGAGAGCAAAGTGGATTCATTAATGAAATTGGATTTGACACTTACCAAAAAATACTTCAAGAAGCTATCGAAGAACTAAAAGAAAATGAATTTGCCGATCTTTATCCAACATCAGAAACAGATAAAGTTTATTTAAAAGATACTCAACTAGACAGTGACTTCCAATTACTTTTCCCTGATAATTATGTTAATAGTGTAACTGAAAGACTAAATTTATATAATGAATTAAGCACCCTTACTAATGAAGATGAACTTCAAGCCTACGAAGCAAGATTAATTGATCGTTTCGGAGCTCTTCCAGATGAAGCCAGTGATTTACTAAATAGTGTTCGAATAAAATGGATTGCAACCAAAATGGGCTTAGAACGCATTGTATTAAAACAAGGAAAAATGATCGGTTATTTTATAGCTGACCAACAAAGTAACTTTTATCAAAGTAGTTCATTTAGAAATGTGCTAAGCTGGGTCCAGCAAAATCACTCTATCGCAAAAATAAAAGAAAAACAAACTCGGAGTGGCTTGAGACTGCTTTTAACTTTCGATAATATCACTTCTGTTTCTAAAGGCCTTACACTAATCAACACCTTTTTACCTACTGAAAGGTCCTTATAA
- the metG gene encoding methionine--tRNA ligase: MSQRYTITAALPYTNGPIHIGHLAGVYVPADIYSRYLRLTGNDVAFICGSDEHGVAISMKAKKEGITPQQVIDKYHTIIKNSFEEFGISFDNYSRTSAAIHHDTASDFFKKLYDNGDFIEEVTEQLYDDKAGQFLADRFVIGTCPKCGNEEAYGDQCEKCGSSLNATDLINPKSTITGTQPTLKQTKHWFLPLDRYDSFLREWILEGHKNDWKPNVYGQVKSWLEDGLKPRAVTRDLDWGIPVPVPGAQGKVLYVWFDAPIGYISSTKEWAEREGKDWTPYWKDSNTKLVHFIGKDNIVFHCIIFPAMLKAEGSYILPENVPANEFLNLEGNKLSTSKNWAVWLHEYLQEFPDQQDVLRYALTANAPETKDNDFTWKDFQARNNNELVAILGNFINRVIVLTNKYYNGTVPEPSSFNEIDTQTLSQMRAFPDTLSQSLERYRFREASQELMNLARLGNKYLADEEPWKLIKTDENRVQTIMYVALQIAAALTAVCEPFLPFTSTKLRKMLNISPDNVSWKNVSVERPLINAGHTINQAELLFSKIEDETIQYQLDKLEATKKLNEAESKTIIPQKSTISYEDFAKIDMRIGTIIEAEKMPKANKLLILKIDTGIDIRTIVSGIAESFKPEEIIGKRVTVLVNLAPRKLRGVESEGMILMTEDSQGKLVFLNPDTDGVNNGETIN, translated from the coding sequence ATGTCACAGAGATATACGATTACTGCTGCTTTACCCTACACTAACGGCCCAATCCATATAGGCCATTTAGCTGGTGTTTATGTACCTGCCGATATATATTCACGATACCTTAGACTTACTGGCAATGATGTTGCCTTTATATGTGGGAGTGATGAGCATGGCGTAGCAATCTCCATGAAGGCAAAAAAAGAGGGTATTACTCCTCAACAGGTAATCGATAAATACCATACTATTATCAAAAATTCATTTGAGGAATTTGGAATTTCCTTTGATAATTACTCTCGTACATCTGCCGCCATACACCATGACACAGCATCTGATTTTTTTAAAAAACTATATGACAATGGAGATTTCATTGAAGAGGTTACAGAACAATTATATGATGATAAAGCAGGACAATTCTTAGCAGATCGATTTGTAATTGGAACCTGTCCTAAATGTGGCAATGAAGAAGCCTATGGAGATCAGTGTGAAAAATGCGGAAGTTCCCTTAATGCTACGGATCTTATTAATCCTAAATCGACCATTACTGGTACTCAACCAACACTGAAACAAACTAAACACTGGTTTCTACCCTTAGATCGATACGATTCATTTTTAAGAGAATGGATACTTGAAGGACATAAAAATGATTGGAAGCCTAACGTTTACGGACAGGTTAAAAGCTGGCTTGAAGATGGTTTGAAACCACGTGCTGTTACACGAGATCTTGACTGGGGAATTCCTGTACCGGTCCCTGGTGCTCAAGGAAAAGTTCTATACGTATGGTTCGATGCACCAATAGGATATATTTCATCTACAAAAGAATGGGCAGAAAGAGAAGGAAAAGATTGGACTCCATATTGGAAAGATTCAAATACGAAACTAGTTCATTTTATTGGTAAAGACAATATAGTATTTCACTGCATTATTTTCCCAGCCATGCTTAAAGCTGAAGGAAGTTATATACTTCCTGAAAATGTACCTGCAAATGAATTTTTGAATTTGGAAGGAAACAAACTTTCTACTTCTAAAAATTGGGCTGTCTGGCTTCATGAGTATTTACAAGAATTTCCTGATCAACAGGATGTTCTTCGATACGCACTTACAGCAAATGCACCTGAAACCAAAGACAATGATTTTACTTGGAAAGATTTTCAAGCGAGAAACAATAACGAACTAGTTGCGATCCTTGGCAATTTTATCAACCGCGTAATTGTACTCACAAACAAATATTATAACGGTACTGTTCCTGAACCTTCTTCTTTTAATGAAATCGATACGCAAACACTTAGTCAAATGCGTGCTTTTCCTGATACTTTATCCCAATCCTTAGAACGTTACCGTTTTAGAGAGGCTAGCCAAGAATTAATGAACCTAGCACGTCTTGGAAACAAGTATTTAGCTGATGAAGAGCCGTGGAAACTTATCAAAACAGACGAAAATCGTGTTCAGACAATTATGTATGTAGCTTTACAGATTGCGGCTGCCTTAACCGCAGTATGTGAACCTTTTCTCCCATTTACATCTACAAAACTTAGAAAAATGTTAAACATTTCTCCAGACAATGTTTCTTGGAAGAATGTAAGTGTGGAGAGACCATTAATTAATGCAGGTCATACTATCAATCAGGCCGAATTGTTATTTAGTAAAATAGAGGATGAAACTATCCAATATCAATTGGATAAATTAGAGGCTACCAAAAAACTAAATGAGGCAGAAAGCAAAACGATAATTCCCCAGAAATCTACTATTTCATATGAAGATTTTGCGAAAATTGACATGCGAATTGGGACAATAATTGAGGCTGAAAAAATGCCAAAAGCTAACAAACTTCTAATCTTAAAAATTGACACTGGAATCGATATCCGAACTATTGTTTCTGGTATTGCTGAAAGCTTTAAGCCAGAAGAAATCATAGGGAAACGAGTAACCGTACTAGTAAACCTAGCTCCGAGAAAACTACGTGGTGTTGAGAGTGAAGGAATGATTTTAATGACAGAGGACTCACAGGGCAAACTTGTTTTTCTAAACCCTGATACTGATGGAGTCAACAATGGAGAAACAATAAATTAA
- a CDS encoding GNAT family N-acetyltransferase, whose amino-acid sequence MNFTIRDARIEDMEQVLSLIQELAIFEKEPNAVVITVEDLKQYGYGSQPAFHCFVAEVAGEVKGMALVYPRFSTWKGKTIHLEDLVVSESMRGTGLGSALFTEVIKYAHNLGVRRIDWNVLDWNEPAIAFYEKNGARVLRDWDVAQMDEEGIKNFISRL is encoded by the coding sequence ATGAATTTTACCATCAGAGATGCTCGAATAGAAGATATGGAGCAAGTGCTTTCTCTTATTCAAGAACTAGCTATTTTTGAAAAGGAACCCAATGCGGTTGTAATTACTGTTGAAGATCTAAAACAATACGGATACGGATCACAACCAGCATTTCATTGTTTTGTAGCTGAAGTAGCTGGAGAGGTAAAAGGTATGGCACTGGTATATCCAAGGTTTTCGACATGGAAAGGAAAGACCATTCATCTTGAAGATTTAGTTGTAAGTGAATCGATGCGAGGTACTGGTTTGGGTTCTGCACTTTTTACTGAAGTAATAAAGTATGCTCATAATTTAGGAGTTCGCCGAATCGACTGGAATGTGCTAGACTGGAATGAACCGGCAATAGCTTTTTATGAAAAAAATGGAGCTCGCGTTTTGCGTGATTGGGACGTGGCTCAAATGGATGAGGAAGGAATTAAAAATTTTATTTCAAGATTGTAG
- a CDS encoding SH3 domain-containing protein — translation MRRQSLLLLFLFLNLFHGKAQEEIKILSPTYEFSQGSTEYLFANKVKLREAPSKTAKVIELLPAGSEVTILEKTINYELYEGIESPWYLVNVNGKIGYILGGLIALDKLNSPEDGNLFLFQIRKLNDEKLYLKIRPSISDETQEFIHQIPSYHFTIEITNNRGLNGIQNLISIDYIAEACGVEGGLSYLTWDGSSLKLLATLSEIGDAGVYYVGEKFTFPLDKDGIENKIIYTKEEETVDDFEEEWTTIIKTTRVYKWENVKMIPKFENGQ, via the coding sequence ATGAGAAGGCAATCATTATTACTATTATTTTTATTCCTAAACCTCTTTCATGGGAAAGCACAGGAAGAAATAAAAATCCTTTCTCCTACCTATGAATTTTCACAAGGAAGCACAGAATACCTCTTTGCAAACAAGGTAAAACTAAGAGAAGCACCCTCTAAAACAGCAAAGGTTATTGAATTACTACCTGCTGGTAGCGAGGTAACCATATTGGAAAAAACTATAAATTATGAGCTTTATGAGGGAATAGAAAGTCCATGGTACCTGGTGAATGTCAATGGAAAAATTGGATACATTCTCGGAGGACTTATTGCTTTGGACAAACTAAATTCACCTGAGGACGGAAACCTATTTCTTTTCCAAATTCGAAAACTAAACGATGAAAAGTTATATCTTAAAATAAGACCTTCAATATCTGACGAAACTCAAGAATTTATTCATCAGATTCCTAGTTATCATTTTACAATCGAAATCACCAACAACCGAGGTCTAAATGGGATTCAAAACCTTATTTCAATAGATTACATAGCAGAAGCATGCGGTGTAGAAGGTGGTCTATCTTATCTAACTTGGGATGGAAGTTCACTTAAGCTTCTAGCAACATTATCAGAAATAGGAGACGCTGGCGTTTACTACGTTGGAGAGAAATTTACATTCCCACTTGACAAAGACGGTATTGAAAACAAGATTATTTATACCAAGGAGGAAGAAACTGTTGATGATTTTGAAGAAGAGTGGACTACAATTATTAAAACTACTCGTGTCTATAAATGGGAAAATGTAAAAATGATTCCAAAATTTGAAAATGGACAATGA